The following proteins are encoded in a genomic region of Syntrophorhabdales bacterium:
- a CDS encoding GDP-mannose 4,6-dehydratase, translated as MSALRDKKILVTGGLGFIGSNLCIDLVKSGARVTIVDNMLPRQGGNLFNIKEIEDNVQVQFSDVRDQFSMNYLVRGVDYVFHLAGQVNHVDSMRNPLQDLDINCKGTLVLLEALRLNNRNAKVIFAGTRGEYGSSVKLPVDEDHPTNPKGIYAVTNLSAEKMVLVYDDIHGIKGTCLRITNTYGPRHQMMHDEYGVFNWFVRKALDDAEIPVFGDGRILRDFLYVDDLVRCLIMVSSTDRAYGQVFNVGAGTPVSFQSLAETIVRVVGKGRVKFTEFTQERKEVEPGDYYTNIAKIESCTGWTPRVSLEEGIRKTADFYRTHRKEYWQ; from the coding sequence ATGAGCGCGCTGCGCGATAAGAAAATACTGGTAACCGGCGGTCTCGGTTTTATCGGCAGTAACCTCTGTATAGACCTGGTCAAGTCGGGTGCCCGCGTGACAATCGTCGACAACATGCTGCCCAGACAGGGCGGCAACCTCTTCAACATCAAAGAGATAGAAGACAACGTGCAGGTACAGTTTTCGGACGTGCGCGATCAGTTCTCGATGAACTACCTGGTGCGCGGCGTTGATTACGTGTTTCATCTCGCCGGTCAGGTGAATCACGTGGACAGCATGCGCAACCCCTTGCAGGATCTGGACATCAACTGCAAGGGCACCCTTGTACTTCTGGAAGCGCTGCGCCTGAACAACAGAAACGCGAAAGTGATCTTTGCAGGTACGAGAGGCGAGTACGGCTCGAGCGTCAAGTTGCCCGTGGACGAGGATCATCCCACGAATCCCAAAGGGATCTATGCGGTGACCAACCTGAGCGCGGAGAAAATGGTGCTCGTCTACGACGACATCCACGGTATAAAGGGCACCTGCCTGCGCATCACCAATACGTATGGGCCTCGCCACCAGATGATGCACGATGAGTACGGTGTCTTCAACTGGTTCGTGCGCAAAGCGCTGGACGATGCTGAGATACCGGTATTCGGGGATGGCCGGATCCTCCGCGATTTTCTCTATGTGGACGACCTGGTGCGGTGTCTTATCATGGTGTCTTCGACCGACAGGGCGTACGGCCAGGTCTTCAACGTGGGGGCAGGCACCCCCGTCTCCTTCCAATCCCTTGCTGAAACCATTGTGAGGGTTGTCGGAAAGGGCAGGGTAAAGTTCACGGAGTTTACCCAGGAGCGAAAGGAAGTTGAGCCCGGGGATTACTACACGAATATCGCGAAGATAGAATCCTGCACCGGGTGGACGCCCCGGGTCAGCCTCGAAGAGGGGATCAGAAAGACCGCAGACTTCTACCGCACGCATCGAAAGGAATACTGGCAATGA